A region of the Sideroxydans lithotrophicus ES-1 genome:
GGGCTGTGTTTCCCCGGGATGAGCGAAGTGGATCGCGAGCAACTCGTACGTGCGCATTTCAAGATGTTCTGTCGCGGTCTGATCGAGCGCAGCATCCTGTGGTGGTCGAGTGCCGAACGCATCCGCAGTCTCATCCGCGTCGAGGGTGTGGAGCATTTCGAGGCGGTCAAGGACAAGCCAGCCATCTTTCTCACACCGCATTTCGTCGGCATGGATGCGGGCGGCCAATGGATCGCGCAGCACACTGACACGGTATGCATGTATGCGAACCAGAAGAACCGCTACTTGACCGAGTTGTTGCTGGAAAAGCGGGCACGCTTCCGCAACCAGCATCTCTATTCCAGACAGGAAGGTTTGCGCCCCATCCTCAAGGGGATGCGCAAAGGCATGCCCTTCATCTATCCGCCCGATCAGGATCAGGGGGTCAAGGATGGTGCGTTCATCCCTTTCTTCGGCGTGCCTGCCGCGACTATGACTTCGCTGCCGCGCATCGCGCAGATGACCGGTGCGAAAGTCGTGCCCAGCATCACGCGCGTGCTGCCCGGCGGCGAGGGGTATGTGCTGACGTTCTATCCGGCGTGGGAGAATTATCCGAGCGGGGACGATATCGCCGATGCGCGGCGCATGAATGCCTTCATCGAGGATCGCATCCGCGAGATGCCGGAACAGTATTTCTGGCTGCACAAGCGGTTCAAGACGCGGCCCGAGGGCGAGGCAAGGTTTTATTAGGTATCCCCTCTCCCGCTAGCGGGAGAGGGGTAGGGGAGAGGGTGTTGTGGCTGAAAAAGAAATCTTAGACAACGCCAAAACTTTACGCACCCAACAAACAGAAGCCGAGCAGCGGCTGTGGTTCCACCTGTGGGCGCACCGCTTCATGAAGCTGAAATTCAAGCGGCAAAAACCAATTGGTTGCTATATCGTCGATTTTGTATCCGTGGAGCGGAAGTTGATTATTGAAATTGACGGTGGACAGCATTCCGAGCAGGTTGAATACGACCAACGGCGCGATTTCTGGCTGAGAAGCCAAGGCTACACTGTGTTACGGTTTTGGAACAATGATGTCATGCAACAGTTGGACGGAGTGTTGGAACAAATACGATTGACGGTTATAGCCCTCTCCCCCCAGCCCCTCTCCCGCTAGCGGGAGAGGGGAGATAAATGCCTGAAGGGACACTGAAATGAAATACAAAGATCTGCGCGACTTCATCTCCCAACTGGAAAAGCTCGGTGAGCTAAAACGCGTTACCGCGCCAGTCTCCACACACCTGGAAATGACCGAGATCTGCGATCGTGTGCTGCGCGTGCAAGGCCCCGCGCTGCTGTTCGAGAACGTGGCCGGGCACAAGATGCCGGTGCTGGCCAACCTGTTCGGCACGCCGCGCCGCGTGGCACTGGGCATGGGCGAAGATTCAATTACGGCCTTGCGCGAAGTCGGCAAGCTGCTCGCCTACCTGAAAGAACCGGAGCCGCCCAAGGGTCTGAAGGATGCGTGGGAGAAATGGCCGATACTCAAACAAGTCCTCACCATGTCGCCCAAGGTGCTGTCTTCCGCCCCGTGCCAGGAAGTGGTGTGGGAGGGCAACGACGTCGATCTGTCGAAACTGCCGATCCAGCATTGCTGGCCGGGCGATGTTGCGCCGCTGATCACCTGGGGGCTGGTGGTCACGCGCGGTCCGAACAAGCCGCGCCAGAACCTCGGCATCTACCGCCAGCAGGTCATCGCGCCGAACAAGGTCATCATGCGCTGGCTGGCGCACCGCGGCGGCGCGCTGGATTTTCGCGACCACTGCGAGAAGAACCCGGGGCAGCCGTTCCCGGTGGCGGTGGTGATCGGTGCCGATCCCGCGACCATCCTCGGTGCGGTGACCCCCGTTCCCGACTCATTGTCCGAATACCAGTTCGCGGGATTGTTGCGCGGCAGCAAGACCGAACTGGTGAAATGCATCGGCAGCGACTTGCAAGTGCCCGCTTCCGCCGAAATCGTGCTGGAAGGCGTGATCCATCCGGGCGAAACCGCGCTGGAAGGACCGTACGGCGACCACACCGGTTACTACAACGAGCAGGACAAGTTTCCGGTCTTTACCATCCAGCGCATCACCATGCGCCGCGATCCCATTTACCACTCCACCTACACCGGCAAGCCGCCCGACGAACCGGCCATGCTAGGCGTCGCGCTGAACGAGGTGTTCGTGCCGCTGCTGCAAAAGCAATTCCCGGAGATCGCCGATTTCTACCTGCCGCCTGAAGGTTGCTCCTATCGCATGGCGGTGGTGAGCATCAGGAAGCAATACGCCGGGCATGCCAAGCGCGTGATGTTCGGCATCTGGAGCTTCCTGCGCCAGTTCATGTACACCAAGTTCATCGTGGTGGTGGATGACGACATCGACGTGCGCGACTGGAAGGAAGTGATCTGGGCGATCACCACGCGCATGGACCCGGTGCGCGACACGCTGCTGGTGGAGAACACGCCGATCGACTACCTCGACTTCGCCAGTCCGGTTTCAGGATTGGGCGGCAAGATGGGACTGGATGCGACCAATAAATGGCCGGGCGAGACGCAACGCGAATGGGGCACACCTATCGTGATGGATGCTGTTGTGAAAGCGAAGGTGGATGCGATGTGGAGCGAACTGGGTTTGTAGTCGGCAAAAAAACAAAAAAGCCGGGTCTCCCCGGCTTTTCATTAGGCTAACTTCAAATTAGAAGTTGTACACACCACCTACCGAGAATACCTGCACGCCAATATTGGGTGCGTTCACCCCTCCGAAGAACAATCCGGGCAATTGGACTTTGCCGAAATCTTGATACTGCAGACGAATGCCGAATCGCTTGTTGATGTTGAACTGACCTCCGATACCGAACATCAAGTTGGTCTTGCTGGCACTTGCGGTTTGGGCAACACTGGGTACGAAAGTGCCGCCGAAGGCAGTAGCTGTGTAATCAATTTTGGTGTTTGCTAACCCCAATTTGCCGAACAGATCAAATTTGTCGTTGATCGGAAAAGTACCGACTGCAGCAAGCTGCAGGGAAGAGGTCTTCAATTTTTCCGTTGTGCTAGCGCCACCACCAGCACTGGTAGTAATGGTCGAATCTCCGATGATGGAATAGCCAGCTTCTACACCCACATTTTGGTTAAAGTGATAACCGCCGCCAATGGTGATAGATCCTGGATTGCCGAATTTGGTAGTGGAAAATTGACTTGTGGCATTGCTGAAGTTTGCTTGACCCAAATCAGCGTTAACGTAAGCACCCTGATCCGCAGCGAAAGCGGAAGCAGAAACTGTTGCCGAGAGAAATAGTACAGAAGCGATTTTCTTCATTTTTGTTCCTTATGAATTAACAAATACAGTTTGCGCATTGCAAATTGCAGCGCGGATTCTCTTTTATTATCCTCAATGCAGTAAAGGACAAAAAAGTACTAGATAGTTTTGTGGAAAGTACTAGATATTTTTCGCAAAAGTATCTAGATACATTTTAAAGTTGATTGGGGTAAGCCGAGCTTGATCAGAGAGTTATTTGCGCGCCACCCACTCGATCAGCGCATCCTGCGCACCCTGTCCGGCCTTGGCATAAGGGTGGTTGATATAGAACACGACGATCCATTCGCGGCCGCTCTTCGAACGTACATAGCCAGCGATGGTCTTGACGCCTTCCAGCGTGCCGGTCTTGAGGTGGGCGTGGCTGGCGGCGGGGCTGTCCTTGAGGCGTCTTCTGACCGAGCCGTCCACGCCAAGTATGGGCAGCGAGGCCTGCAGCTCGGCGCTCAGCGGATCATCGTAGGCAAGCTGTAACAACTTATCCATGCTGGCCACACTGATGCGCTCATTGCGCGAGAGCCCGGCGCCGTTCTCCAACACCAGTTCCGGGAAATGCAGGTGGTTGCGCGCCAGCCAGAGTTGCATCGCCAACACGCTGCGCTCGATGCTCATGCGCCCTGTCCATTCTTCATTTTCGGGGAAGCTGGCTTGGGTTGCGGCCACGCCCGAGGCCGGTTCGTTTTCTGTCGGCGGCTCATTGTCTTTTGCGACAGGCACGGTCTCGCCTAACGTCAGGAACAGTTGGCGGGCCATGACATTGTTGCTGTACTTGTTGATGTCCCGAATGATCGAGCTCAAGGGTTCGGAGCGATGGGTGGAGAAGAGCTTTGCGCCAGTGCCGACCACGCCATCCCGCTCCTTGCCTTGCAAAGTGCCGCCGAGTTCTTTCCAAACAGCGCTGAAGACCGCACCCACATATCTTGTGTGCGGCATCACGCTGAGGTTCTGTTCGCGTTCGCCGCACCCCATGGGATAGTCGCCTTGCAGCACGACGCTGTCGCCCTGCGGTTGCACCTGGAACAAGTCGTCCCAGTTGTCGCAGTTCACTTTTTCGTTATTGGGCGTCAGCTGGTTGTGCAGCGTCATGCCGTCCAGCGGCGGTTCGGTGACGACCTTGAGGCCGATACCGTCGGGCATGTAGCGCAGGCGCAGGGTGTTGAAATTGAGCAACAGCGCATCGGGGCCGACGTTGTACGCGCGCACCGGATCGGCGTCGAATGCGCCGGGATCGTAGGGTGGCAGGTCGAAGTAACTGCGATCCAGGATGAGGTCGCCACGGATCTCGCGCAGGCCGCGCGCTCGCAGCTCGCTCAGCCACAACCAGAATTGCTCGATGGTGAATTTCGGGTCGCCGTAACCCTTGAGGATCAGATTGCCGTCGAGTACTCCGTCCTTCAGCTCGCCGTCGATCCAGGCTTCGGTCTTCCAGGTGTATGCAGGTCCGAGCAGGTCGAGCGAGGAATAGGTGGTGAGCAGCTTCATGGTGGAAGCCGGATTCATCGGGCGCTGTGCGTTGATGCTGATGAGCGGGGCGTGTTTGCCCACCTCGCGAACCTCGACGGCGATACCGGAGCGCGGGATATGCGCGTTCTTCAATTCCTGGACGACCGTTGCCGGCAGCGAGGCGGCATGGACATTGACAGCGAGGCACAGCAGGAGTGCGGCGTACGGGCGTTTCATATCAAACGATCGATCACTTTCAGCGTGTGCGTCACGAGCAATCTCATCTCGTCTTCGCCAATGACATAGGGTGGCATGAAATATACCGTGTTGCCCATGGGGCGCAACAATAATTCGTGCTGCAGACCAAGGCTGAAACAGCGCTGGGCGAAATCTGCATGCGGCGTATCCACTTCGAACGCCCAGACCATGCCGGTATTGCGGAAGTTCCTTACCCTAGGGTGTTCGCGCAGTGGTTGTGCGATGCGGTTGAAAAAGGCCGCCTTGCTGCGGTTGGCATTGAGTACATCGTCCTGGGCGAAGATGTCCAGGGTCGCCAGTGCGGCGCGGCAGGCCAGCGGGTTGCCAGTGTAGGAATGCGAATGCAGGAATCCGCGCGCAGTCTCGTCGGCATAGAAGGCTTGATAGATGTCGTCGGTCGTCATCACGATGGAAAGCGGCAGGTAGCCACCGGTGATGCCTTTAGACAGCAGCAGGAAGTCGGGTGAAATCCCCCTCTCCCCCTGGGGGAGGGCAAGGGGTGGGGGCGCCTGCTCACAGGCGAACATGGTGCCGGTCCTGCCCATGCCGACCGCGATCTCGTCCGCGATCAGGTGCACACCAAAGCGCGAACACAATTCGCGCGCACGCAGCAAATAGACCGGGTGGTACATCGCCATGCCTGCCGCGCCCTGGATCAGCGGTTCGACGATGAAGGCGGCGATGTTGCCGTGATGTGCATGCAGATGTGTTTCGAGTGCATCGGCGCAACGCAAGGCAAAAGCATCCGGGCTTTCTCCAGCTTCTGCTTCGCGGCTATCCGGGCTGGGCACGGTGGCGTTTTGCCTGATCAATGCGCCATAGGCGTCGCGGAACAAGGCGACATCGGTCACCGACAATGCGCCCAGCGTTTCGCCGTGGTAGCTGTTCTGCATGCTGATGAACTGAGTCTTTTCCGGCTTGCCATTGTTGCGCCAATAGTGGGCACTCATTTTCAGCGCGATCTCGGTGGCGGATGCACCGTCGGAACCGTAGAAGCAGTGTCCCAGTCCGGCGGGGGCGAGTGCGCGCAGCCTCTCCGATAACTGGACCACCGGCTCGTGGGTGAAACCGGCCAGCATCACATGCTCCAGTTTGCCGAGCTGGTCGGTGAGGGCAGCGTTGATGCGCGGGTTGCAATGGCCGAACAGGTTGACCCACCACGAACTCACCGCATCCAGATAACGCTTGCCCTCCGGGTCGTATAACCATACGCCATCGCCGCGCGCGATGGGAACCAGCGGCAGGTTTTCGTGCCGTTTCATCTGGGTGCAGGGATGCCACACGGCAGAAAGGCTGCGTTCGAGGAGGTTGCTGTTGGCTGACATACGCGGAATCATAGCGGAGTTTGCCGGTGGCGTAAGATACTGGCGTCGAAATCGTCTCTGGAGGCTGTCATGCGAATCTTGATCACTGGCGGGACAGGCCTGATCGGGCGGCATCTTTGCAAGGCGCTGCAGGCAGAAGGGCATCTGCTGACCGTGCTGAGCCGCCGCCCGGCAACGGTAGCTGTCAAATGCTGCGCATCGGCTCAGGCAATGGCGACGCTGGAAGAATGGCGACCAGACCGGACGTTCGACGCGGTCATCAACCTGGCAGGCCAGCCGATCGTGGATGAGGCGTGGACGGAAAAGCGCAAACAGGCGTTGCGCGACAGCCGCATTGCATTGACTGAAGAGCTGGTGCGATGCATCGCCGCCGCCAGACAAAAACCTGCGGTGCTGCTGAGCGGCTCGGCTGTCGGATATTACGGCAATCGCGGCGATACTGAACTGGATGAAAACGCCGGTGCAGGCGATGATTTTGCCGCGGGCCTGTGCCGGGATTGGGAAACTGCGGCATTGGCCGCGGAAGCTTCTGGCGTGCGCGTCTGTCTGCTACGCACTGGTCTGGTATTGAGCGAGCGCGGAGGCTTGCTCGGGCGCATGTTGTTGCCATTCAGGCTGGGCTTGGGCGCGCGCCTGGGCAGCGGTACACAATGGATGAGCTGGGTGCACGTCGACGATTATGTGGCGATGGTACTGCGCCTGTTGCGCGACGAGCAGATGTGCGGCCCATTCAACATGACCGCACCGCAACCGGTCACCAACACCGAGTTCACCCTGACGCTGGCATCCATGCTGCGCCGTCCGGCGTTCTTCATTGCTCCAGCCTTGATGTTGCGACTGGCCATGGGTGAGCGCGCGGCGCTGCTGCTGGAGGGGCAACGTGTTCTGCCGACGAGGCTGATGAAGGCGGGTTGCCAGTTCAAATTTCCCGACCTGGCCAGTGCGCTGAACAGTGTGCTAAACCGCTAGTGCCCTGTTTTCCAGATAAATTTCTTCAACGCCCTTGAAAAGAGGAGCTTGAGTCCCTATCATTAGCAGTCGCTGGCGGGGAGTGCTAACCGGCAATTTGGCCGGCTTGGTCAAAAGATCTATAACGCCCGACCCGCTCACGTATTTTTCAACTCAATGTTTTCAGGAGATAAAGCATGAAGATTCGTCCCTTAGGCGACCGCGTGATCGTTAAGCGCATGGAAGCAGAAACCAAGACTGCATCCGGAATCATTATTCCCGATGCTGCTACCGAGAAGCCCGATCAAGGTGTCGTTGTTGCGGTAGGTAATGGCAAAATGGGTGATGACGGCAAGCTGCGCCCGATGAACGTGAAGGTTGGTGACAAGGTGATGTTCGCTAAAACATATGGTCAGGACTTCAAGATGGACGGGGTCGAACTTCTGCAGATGCGCGAAGAGGACATTATCGGGGTGATTGAGGCCTAATCTAAATTTACGAACATTCAGGAGAAAACAAACATGGCAGCTAAAGACGTGAAATTCCATGATGCAGCACGTGCCAAGATGGTCGTGGGCGTCAACATTCTGGCCGATGCGGTCAAGGTGACTCTGGGTCCGAAAGGCCGTAACGTGGTGCTGGACCGTTCCTACGGTTCTCCCACCATCACCAAGGACGGAGTATCCGTCGCCAAGGAGATCGAACTGAAGGACAAGTTCGAGAACATGGGCGCGCAAATGGTCAAGGAAGTCGCTTCCAAGACCTCCGACGTGGCCGGTGACGGTACAACTACTGCGACTGTGCTGGCACAGTCCATCGTGCAGGAAGGCATGAAGTTCGTTGCCGCCGGCATGAACCCGATGGACCTGAAGCGCGGTATCGACCAGGCCGTGATCGCCGCTGTGGCAGAACTGAAGAAGATCTCCAAGCCTTGCACCACCACCAAGGAAATCGCGCAAGTGGGCAGCATCTCCGCCAACTCCGATACCGTGATCGGCGAGAAGATCGCTGCTGCGATGGAAAAAGTGGGCAAGGAAGGTGTCATCACCATTGAAGACGGTCAGGGTCTGGAAGACGAACTGGACATCGTGGAAGGTATGCAATTCGACCGCGGCTACCTGTCTCCCTACTTCATCAACAACGCCGACAAGCAGATCGCCGCGATGGAGAACCCCTTCATCCTGTTGCATGACAAGAAGATCTCCAACATTCGTGACCTGCTGCCCCTGCTGGAACAGGTCGCCAAGGCCGGTCGTCCGTTGCTGATCATCGCCGAAGATGTGGACGGCGAAGCACTGGCAACCCTGGTGGTGAACAACATCCGCGGCATCCTGAAGACGGTTGCCGTCAAGGCGCCCGGCTTCGGTGATCGTCGCAAGGCGATGCTGGAAGACATCGCCGTCCTGACCGGCGGTACCGTGATCGCTGAAGAAGTCGGCCTGTCTCTGGAAAAGGCGACACTGGCTGAAATGGGTCAAGCCAAGCGCATCGAAGTGGGCAAGGAAAACACCACCATCATCGACGGTGCAGGCAAGCACGAAGCGATCCTGGGTCGCGTTGGCGAGATCAAGAAGCTGGCTGAAGAATCCACCAGCGACTACGACAAGGAAAAACTGCAAGAACGTCTCGCCAAGCTGTCTGGCGGTGTGGCAGTGATCAAGGTCGGTGCTGCGACCGAAGTCGAAATGAAGGAAAAGAAGGCGCGCGTGGAAGATGCATTGCACGCGACCCGTGCTGCGGTTGAAGAAGGCATCGTCCCCGGCGGCGGCGTAGCTTTGCTGCGTGCCAAGGCAGCGGTTGCCGGCCTGAAGGGTGCCAACCACGACCAGGACGCCGGTATCACCATCGTGCTGCGCGCCATGGAATCGCCTATCCGTGCTATCACCATGAACGCAGGCGACGAGCCCAGCGTTGTGGTGAACAAGGTGCTGGAAGGCAAGGGCAGCTTCGGTTACAACGCGTCCTCCAGCGAGTATGGCGACATGCTGGTCATGGGCGTGGTTGATCCGACCAAGGTAACGCGCGTTGCACTGCAAAATGCAGCTTCCATCGCCGGCCTGATGCTGACAACTGCTTGCATGGTGGCTGAATTGCCGGAAGACAAGCCAGCCGGCGGTATGGGTGGCGGGGATATGGGCGGCATGGGTGGTATGGGCGGCATGATGTAATTGAACCTACTGGTGGAGCAACTAGCCATCTGACTAGGTTGGCAAACCACGCCAACCAAGTCATTGGTTATGCGCGGCTCGATAGCGGCGTTGCACCAAAGGTACGCAATCCGCTAACTGGCAAGCCAGTTGCGAAATTGTCAGCGCGGTGCTCGAAATCCTCATGTACTTTGAGTACATTCCGGTTTCTGTGCTCCGTGCGCCTAGCCCTCGAACCGCTCGCTACGGTCCACTTAGTCTTGCATCCGACGAACCCCGCTTTGAGCGGGGTTCGTTTTTTGTGTTGCCCGCCGCTCGGCTTGCCGCTACAATGCGCGCCTTCGTTTTACCCAACCCGCCAGGGAAGGGTGCAAAATGGCCTGGTAGCTCAGTCGGTAGAGCAGAGGATTGAAAATCCTTGTGTCGGTGGTTCGATTCCGCCCCGGGCCACCAATACAAAAGGGCTTGCGAGGATGCGGGCGCCAATCGAATTTCCACGATAATGTGGGGGAGTGACTGTTATGGGACATGAAGAGAACCAAAACAAAAACTCCAAAACCCAAGCAACACGCGGCTTTCGATACAATTAAGGCCAGAAAAAGCAGGCCGTGAAAAATGCGCAAAAACGAACGCCGATTAACGGTATTTGCGCGGCTTTTGGTACAAAGAGCGCGCCGAGTGCATCAATCTGACATACACCAATCAAATCTTAAACCGGCCGAACTTGAAGGGGATCACAATCCCCACCACAAAGAAGCGTTGAGCCTCGTCAGCGCTGTAGGTCTCGGTATTTAACGACCCATCACTCTTCACCACAATCGAGCCGTCCAGCTTGAGCTGGATGCGCTTGAAGCGCAGATGGCCGTCCTGCTGGATGGCATAGATCGCATCGTCAATGAACCGACTGCAGGAAGTATCGACCAACACCTGGTCTCCATGCGACAGCGTTGGCTCCATGCTATCGCCAGACACCGAGGCGATCTTGATCTTGCCAAAGTTGTTGCCGATGCGTTCGCGCAGCAGGCGTAGGTCGACGCGGACTTTAACGATGGCCTCTTCGTGCACCTCCGCACCAGGCCCGGCAGAGCCGTTCACGTTGACGTACTTGTCGATGGCGACGTAATTCCCATCAGGCTCACCAGCAGTCAGGACGGTTGGTGCGCGCCCCAGATCGTATGGCCGGTGCTGATCCTGGTCGGATAGCAACATCTCCCCCTCACCAGACAACAACCAATTGATGTTCAACCCCGCCTTCCTGAGCTTTTCCAGCGACTCGCTCTTCGGTTTGTCGCCCGCTTCCAAGCGCTTGTAGGTGCCATACGCTATCTCAATTTCGAGCGCGAAAACATCCTGAGCCTTCCCAGTTCTGAGCCTGAAAGCACGCAGGCGACTGGCGATATCGTCAGGAATATCGCTTCCGGACGCTTCCACGGTCAAAGCGTCCGGTGAAAGCGTCCGGCAACACCCAGCCGGACACTTTCATTAATAAATTGATTTATATAAATAATCATAGTTTTTATGTGTCCTCCGCGAAACAAGAAAGCGTCAGGCTCAAAATTAGGCTGTCAGAGGGGTTGACATAGCTCATAACTGAGCCTCAGAATGCGAACCATCGAACAACAGCCCAGAAGTGAGCAACATGACAAAGAGCGCGGCAAAAAAACCAGTCGACCAAGACTGGCACCCAGCGGACATCAAA
Encoded here:
- a CDS encoding LpxL/LpxP family acyltransferase, which gives rise to MLVRIGVFVFWLIHFLPFRVIVAIGNGLGLVLYPLASERRRVGMINLGLCFPGMSEVDREQLVRAHFKMFCRGLIERSILWWSSAERIRSLIRVEGVEHFEAVKDKPAIFLTPHFVGMDAGGQWIAQHTDTVCMYANQKNRYLTELLLEKRARFRNQHLYSRQEGLRPILKGMRKGMPFIYPPDQDQGVKDGAFIPFFGVPAATMTSLPRIAQMTGAKVVPSITRVLPGGEGYVLTFYPAWENYPSGDDIADARRMNAFIEDRIREMPEQYFWLHKRFKTRPEGEARFY
- a CDS encoding endonuclease domain-containing protein, with the protein product MAEKEILDNAKTLRTQQTEAEQRLWFHLWAHRFMKLKFKRQKPIGCYIVDFVSVERKLIIEIDGGQHSEQVEYDQRRDFWLRSQGYTVLRFWNNDVMQQLDGVLEQIRLTVIALSPQPLSR
- the ubiD gene encoding 4-hydroxy-3-polyprenylbenzoate decarboxylase, producing MKYKDLRDFISQLEKLGELKRVTAPVSTHLEMTEICDRVLRVQGPALLFENVAGHKMPVLANLFGTPRRVALGMGEDSITALREVGKLLAYLKEPEPPKGLKDAWEKWPILKQVLTMSPKVLSSAPCQEVVWEGNDVDLSKLPIQHCWPGDVAPLITWGLVVTRGPNKPRQNLGIYRQQVIAPNKVIMRWLAHRGGALDFRDHCEKNPGQPFPVAVVIGADPATILGAVTPVPDSLSEYQFAGLLRGSKTELVKCIGSDLQVPASAEIVLEGVIHPGETALEGPYGDHTGYYNEQDKFPVFTIQRITMRRDPIYHSTYTGKPPDEPAMLGVALNEVFVPLLQKQFPEIADFYLPPEGCSYRMAVVSIRKQYAGHAKRVMFGIWSFLRQFMYTKFIVVVDDDIDVRDWKEVIWAITTRMDPVRDTLLVENTPIDYLDFASPVSGLGGKMGLDATNKWPGETQREWGTPIVMDAVVKAKVDAMWSELGL
- a CDS encoding porin family protein, whose product is MKKIASVLFLSATVSASAFAADQGAYVNADLGQANFSNATSQFSTTKFGNPGSITIGGGYHFNQNVGVEAGYSIIGDSTITTSAGGGASTTEKLKTSSLQLAAVGTFPINDKFDLFGKLGLANTKIDYTATAFGGTFVPSVAQTASASKTNLMFGIGGQFNINKRFGIRLQYQDFGKVQLPGLFFGGVNAPNIGVQVFSVGGVYNF
- the dacB gene encoding D-alanyl-D-alanine carboxypeptidase/D-alanyl-D-alanine endopeptidase, whose translation is MKRPYAALLLCLAVNVHAASLPATVVQELKNAHIPRSGIAVEVREVGKHAPLISINAQRPMNPASTMKLLTTYSSLDLLGPAYTWKTEAWIDGELKDGVLDGNLILKGYGDPKFTIEQFWLWLSELRARGLREIRGDLILDRSYFDLPPYDPGAFDADPVRAYNVGPDALLLNFNTLRLRYMPDGIGLKVVTEPPLDGMTLHNQLTPNNEKVNCDNWDDLFQVQPQGDSVVLQGDYPMGCGEREQNLSVMPHTRYVGAVFSAVWKELGGTLQGKERDGVVGTGAKLFSTHRSEPLSSIIRDINKYSNNVMARQLFLTLGETVPVAKDNEPPTENEPASGVAATQASFPENEEWTGRMSIERSVLAMQLWLARNHLHFPELVLENGAGLSRNERISVASMDKLLQLAYDDPLSAELQASLPILGVDGSVRRRLKDSPAASHAHLKTGTLEGVKTIAGYVRSKSGREWIVVFYINHPYAKAGQGAQDALIEWVARK
- the bioA gene encoding adenosylmethionine--8-amino-7-oxononanoate transaminase, encoding MSANSNLLERSLSAVWHPCTQMKRHENLPLVPIARGDGVWLYDPEGKRYLDAVSSWWVNLFGHCNPRINAALTDQLGKLEHVMLAGFTHEPVVQLSERLRALAPAGLGHCFYGSDGASATEIALKMSAHYWRNNGKPEKTQFISMQNSYHGETLGALSVTDVALFRDAYGALIRQNATVPSPDSREAEAGESPDAFALRCADALETHLHAHHGNIAAFIVEPLIQGAAGMAMYHPVYLLRARELCSRFGVHLIADEIAVGMGRTGTMFACEQAPPPLALPQGERGISPDFLLLSKGITGGYLPLSIVMTTDDIYQAFYADETARGFLHSHSYTGNPLACRAALATLDIFAQDDVLNANRSKAAFFNRIAQPLREHPRVRNFRNTGMVWAFEVDTPHADFAQRCFSLGLQHELLLRPMGNTVYFMPPYVIGEDEMRLLVTHTLKVIDRLI
- a CDS encoding TIGR01777 family oxidoreductase, whose translation is MRILITGGTGLIGRHLCKALQAEGHLLTVLSRRPATVAVKCCASAQAMATLEEWRPDRTFDAVINLAGQPIVDEAWTEKRKQALRDSRIALTEELVRCIAAARQKPAVLLSGSAVGYYGNRGDTELDENAGAGDDFAAGLCRDWETAALAAEASGVRVCLLRTGLVLSERGGLLGRMLLPFRLGLGARLGSGTQWMSWVHVDDYVAMVLRLLRDEQMCGPFNMTAPQPVTNTEFTLTLASMLRRPAFFIAPALMLRLAMGERAALLLEGQRVLPTRLMKAGCQFKFPDLASALNSVLNR
- a CDS encoding co-chaperone GroES; this translates as MKIRPLGDRVIVKRMEAETKTASGIIIPDAATEKPDQGVVVAVGNGKMGDDGKLRPMNVKVGDKVMFAKTYGQDFKMDGVELLQMREEDIIGVIEA
- the groL gene encoding chaperonin GroEL (60 kDa chaperone family; promotes refolding of misfolded polypeptides especially under stressful conditions; forms two stacked rings of heptamers to form a barrel-shaped 14mer; ends can be capped by GroES; misfolded proteins enter the barrel where they are refolded when GroES binds): MAAKDVKFHDAARAKMVVGVNILADAVKVTLGPKGRNVVLDRSYGSPTITKDGVSVAKEIELKDKFENMGAQMVKEVASKTSDVAGDGTTTATVLAQSIVQEGMKFVAAGMNPMDLKRGIDQAVIAAVAELKKISKPCTTTKEIAQVGSISANSDTVIGEKIAAAMEKVGKEGVITIEDGQGLEDELDIVEGMQFDRGYLSPYFINNADKQIAAMENPFILLHDKKISNIRDLLPLLEQVAKAGRPLLIIAEDVDGEALATLVVNNIRGILKTVAVKAPGFGDRRKAMLEDIAVLTGGTVIAEEVGLSLEKATLAEMGQAKRIEVGKENTTIIDGAGKHEAILGRVGEIKKLAEESTSDYDKEKLQERLAKLSGGVAVIKVGAATEVEMKEKKARVEDALHATRAAVEEGIVPGGGVALLRAKAAVAGLKGANHDQDAGITIVLRAMESPIRAITMNAGDEPSVVVNKVLEGKGSFGYNASSSEYGDMLVMGVVDPTKVTRVALQNAASIAGLMLTTACMVAELPEDKPAGGMGGGDMGGMGGMGGMM
- a CDS encoding XRE family transcriptional regulator produces the protein MEASGSDIPDDIASRLRAFRLRTGKAQDVFALEIEIAYGTYKRLEAGDKPKSESLEKLRKAGLNINWLLSGEGEMLLSDQDQHRPYDLGRAPTVLTAGEPDGNYVAIDKYVNVNGSAGPGAEVHEEAIVKVRVDLRLLRERIGNNFGKIKIASVSGDSMEPTLSHGDQVLVDTSCSRFIDDAIYAIQQDGHLRFKRIQLKLDGSIVVKSDGSLNTETYSADEAQRFFVVGIVIPFKFGRFKI